A single genomic interval of Leishmania panamensis strain MHOM/PA/94/PSC-1 chromosome 25 sequence harbors:
- a CDS encoding kinesin, putative (TriTrypDB/GeneDB-style sysID: LpmP.25.2050), whose amino-acid sequence MHSQRPSASYNVRRQSDRGASVSLVNHQNGGFTEPSPYTASAHSEARAHLQGRFPSATAASSPREHFDNTNLYSSTTAASTCDNFRVAVRVRPPLQHELHGYRPFVDVVQIAPEHANSITLCDALDAEDGRGAVYSRQSYTFDRVYAADTTQEEVYELSARPAVLSVLEGYNATLIAYGQTGTGKTYTMEGFTSEEKRGIIPRAVEDIFTYIQERCSTSAGTKFLVRASYMQIYNEVISDLLEPPTTALGGSGSRTSSLTVRHTPLRGVYVDGLSEWIVRTPEDVYGLIAKGTALRATSATKLSELSSRSHAIFTIVVEATEGDEANPLYYRFGKLNIVDLAGSEKIRLAGVTGQRLEETKNINKSLHELGNVIAALAAKSGAHGRRVQRHIPFRNSALTSALRDSLGGNCKTTLIACISPALESYAESLSTLMFANRAKNIQNHAVVNEGMSQATLLRAYEQELRRLRRQLEERTEVDGSELMNSADTHLLLSELEEDRRRAEADRQAALAALQKSSVAHQEEMRVRQELESRIRELEVIMREGGMEGNPRTSQEYAERLLELDREHQAVEEDKEQVERYKHLLLKQRDIMLSLTTRLNDRDETILLLQEEVEAYDQHVQKLEEELELVAQQGDAGRRAALPSPSSTVMMVVNPQLVGSASETQAAEYIYQRRVQSPSLEAGARAATSPRYRSFLQPSRTVTAEALAVELVMLQGRKDAAAVAAAGKDAAELAEGTLLSDAELTRILQQRADSIVHAHYNAQVAQLRSTVAALTLQLRNSEDKAHIAEKEARLLAHRLSTGQNGPTIDELQRALQAEWDSRRKAYVSTMDEVHDAVRADATERARLGREIDRVRVEVQHLLETASSEASASSDTSRRSAVSRVWQRLQEVEEKVRLQGTLAQLPTLHPDAGVVHSGSSSAARSASEEHKLRDAQAREKALQKAVEEQKRRITQLEQETVARAKRCPSSEVTAADATEVATLRKKLTVHEKDRRALHTILEQRMKGKINRICELLLTHTNATNGKEAADKLSSEALSLQGLIHAAIKAMDAEV is encoded by the coding sequence ATGCACTCCCAAAGACCTTCTGCAAGCTACAATGTCCGTCGTCAGAGCGATCGAGGTGCATCAGTGTCCCTGGTGAATCATCAGAACGGAGGCTTCACCGAGCCCAGCCCGTACACGGCATCTGCACACAGCGAGGCGCGGGCGCATCTACAGGGGCGCTTTCcctccgccacggcggcTTCGTCTCCGCGGGAGCACTTTGACAACACCAACCTCTACTCCAGTACCACTGCAGCCAGCACGTGCGACAACTTTAGGGTGgcagtgcgcgtgcgcccACCTCTGCAGCACGAGCTGCATGGCTATCGACCCTTCGTCGACGTGGTTCAGATAGCGCCGGAGCACGCCAACTCCATCACCCTCTGCGATGCTCTAGACGCTGAAGACGGTAGAGGGGCAGTGTATTCGCGCCAGAGCTACACGTTCGACCGCGTTTACGCAGCTGACACAACGCAGGAGGAAGTGTACGAGCTGAGCGCGCGGCCAGCCGTCCTATCAGTGCTAGAGGGCTACAACGCCACGCTCATAGCGTACGGGCAAACCGGTACAGGCAAGACATACACAATGGAGGGTTTTACAAGCGAGGAGAAACGCGGCATCATTCCTCGCGCAGTCGAGGATATCTTTACGTATATACAGGAaaggtgcagcaccagcgcggGCACAAAGTTCCTCGTGCGGGCCTCCTACATGCAAATCTACAACGAGGTCATCTCAGACCTACTGGAGCCGCCGACCACAGCGCTCGGTGGTAGTGGAAGCCGTACCAGCAGCCTTACGGTGCGCCACACACCCCTGCGTGGTGTCTACGTTGATGGCTTGTCGGAGTGGATTGTGCGCACCCCGGAGGATGTGTACGGACTCATCGCCAAGggcacagcgctgcgggcAACGAGCGCCACTAAGCTAAGCGAGCTGTCCTCCCGGTCGCACGCCATCTTCACTATTGTCGTAGAGGCGACGGAGGGCGACGAGGCGAATCCGCTCTACTACCGCTTCGGCAAGCTGAACATTGTTGACCTGGCCGGTAGCGAAAAGATCCGCCTTGCGGGGGTCACGGGGCAGCGACTGGAGGAGACCAAGAACATCAACAAGTCGCTGCACGAGCTAGGCAACGTCATCGCTGCCTTGGCCGCCAAGTCCGGTGCACATGGTCGCCGAGTACAGCGGCACATCCCGTTCCGCAACTCCGCCCTCACGAGCGCGCTGCGCGACTCACTTGGCGGCAACTGCAAGACGACGCTGATCGCGTGCATTTCTCCAGCGCTGGAGTCGTACGCGGAGTCGCTGTCCACGCTCATGTTCGCCAATCGCGCCAAGAACATTCAGAACCACGCGGTGGTGAACGAGGGCATGAGCCAGGCAACGCTACTCAGGGCGTACGAGCAGGAACTAcggcgactgcggcggcagctggaAGAGCGCACGGAGGTGGACGGTAGTGAGCTCATGAACTCGGCTGACACACACTTGCTGCTCTCCGAGTTGGAGGAGGACCGACGGCGCGCGGAGGCGGACCGGCAGGCGGCGCTTGCAGCGCTTCAGAAGTCGTCAGTGGCACATCAGGAAGAGATGCGTGTTCGGCAGGAGCTGGAGAGTCGCATACGCGAGCTAGAGGTTATCATGCGCGAAGGTGGCATGGAGGGCAACCCGCGCACCAGTCAGGAGTACGCGGAGCGGCTTCTCGAGCTGGATCGGGAGCATCAGGCCGTGGAAGAGGACAAGGAGCAGGTAGAACGCTACAAGCACCTACTGCTGAAACAGCGCGATATCATGCTGAGCCTCACCACTCGACTGAACGACCGCGACGAGACAATTCTGCTGCTCCAAGAAGAGGTTGAGGCGTACGACCAGCATGTGcagaagctggaggaggagctggaacTGGTGGCACAACAAGGTGACGCAGGGCGACGGGCCGCTTTGCCGTCGCCATCCTCGACCGTGATGATGGTTGTGAACCCGCAACTCGTCGGGAGCGCGAGTGAGACGCAGGCGGCAGAGTATATCTACCAAAGACGCGTGCAGTCCCCGTCGCTGGAGGCTGGCGCGCGGGCCGCTACGTCGCCGAGATATCGATCATTCCTGCAGCCGAGCCGCACCGTTACGGCAGAGGCGCTCGCCGTGGAGTTGGTTATGCTACAAGGCCGCaaagacgcagcggcagtagctgctgctggcaaaGACGCGGCTGAGCTAGCCGAGGGCACGCTCCTTAGCGACGCGGAGCTCACTCGCATcctgcagcaacgcgccgactCCATCGTACACGCGCACTACAACGCGcaagtggcgcagctgcgctccaccgtggcggcgctgaccCTTCAGCTGCGCAACAGCGAGGACAAGGCGCACATCgcagaaaaggaggcgcGTCTGCTGGCGCATCGGCTGAGCACTGGACAAAATGGTCCCACCATAGATGAGCTTCAGCGAGCACTGCAAGCGGAGTGGGACTCGCGCCGCAAAGCCTACGTCAGTACGATGGACGAGGTGCACGACGCCGTTCGTGCCGATGCGACAGAGCGGGCACGGCTTGGGCGCGAGATCGACCGCGTCCGAgtggaggtgcagcacctgcttGAGACGGCGTCCTCGGAGGCTTCCGCGTCGTCCGACACAAGCCGAAGGTCTGCTGTGAGTCGCGtgtggcagcggctgcaagaggtggaagagaaggtgcgccTTCAGGGGACGTTGGCCCAGCTGCCAACTCTGCACCCTGACGCTGGCGTTGTGCATTCAGGCTCTAGCAGTGCCGCGCGCTCAGCGTCTGAGGAGCACAAGCTGCGCGATGCGCAGGCACgggagaaggcgctgcagaaaGCGGTTgaagagcagaagcgccGCATCACACAACTGGAACAGGAAACGGTGGCTCGCGCAAAGCGCTGCCCATCATCGGAAGTGACCGCTGCAGACGCCACGGAGGTGGCAACGCTGAGGAAGAAGCTCACAGTGCACGAGAAGGACCGACGTGCCCTCCACACCATCCTGGAGCAACGAATGAAGGGTAAGATTAATCGCATCTGTGAGCTGCTCCTCACCCACACCAACGCCACCAACGGCAAAGAAGCCGCTGACAAGCTAAGTAGCGAGGCGCTTAGTCTGCAGGGCCTGATTCACGCCGCAATCAAGGCGATGGATGCGGAGGTCTAG
- a CDS encoding hypothetical protein (TriTrypDB/GeneDB-style sysID: LpmP.25.2060), whose translation MNEFTRRASAMKKRWRGKGQYAFARAEAQRFLDSAVPKNNLGAWVEEGSNAIALSQLLSFFEIQPEASLASLILNRLIRTAEDESAPLMSRLHAALSLICTRPDENYERVFHVITQALQQLHRIALDRNGDGTSTSSGARGGGVGRVDNGSSPFSPPQLLPLDAVGVCAKALQRCGKRTPPMLNEQLATVSMALLQMTSATDLPYMQSTLLRLYAWMVRAERPETNQLLYILIEQTGEFARHDFGTLMVSCARHHQIMHLPVELIQRLARAAFQYRNSFTGRDGAAILGTLAKLVVSLTAGTNGVSAADVVRAQDYFNALLEEMQQRVLRLFDINDKLFWSNSEDMSSCAFAYELGGHVRYHRVFQAYAAYVQHSVQSFEPPQLALATGILRRAQLLTPHLATRLSERIEVVLGELRLAELSHICATFAALPSPRPSWWDEARAVALRLFQSDVSGLVSINLAIAFPEQPDFAETIDYAQITSKQLVDLLPITLGSAQFGEAVVTAMCRRLALQGERFAPDDLRLLLACGERPQLVHASQEHLRQAFAQPVWSTDTLYSLPLVIDTNHPERNLQHFSATKALAAAKAASVGPAQFVSLAELLLSCFGDTDQAVREYVQAGGGDLVKEKGVYGGTVVRYLSVVRRFPSMVPPTQWLHDYAEMLETQTSNMDPDNLEDALLSLRTLYEDVAKTPALQMVLSFLVRQFYEELTESEQTARITVLVVYLQNGMTLPLLTASNPTLQRVASKEAHYAPEVRRALAMMPTPKALPAEERRGRFVLKHLEPTRRSSEAAAPLLDLNLTDPFTDPLSSVESAAKPAAPPSVLAEAPPAPPNAPITGTAASAPEPETVAAPPPPPLPKAEKPMSYYAKFFSSSVGQIFTGRGDRSHAEAKKEETPNEPTKSPEEAPRQPRRTRLHPSPHVSTAAGTAETPSASPQLQSTQQQQSLPSAPSVAVPVTTFTTAWGSSAPPVAGTGWGFAAAATTQPTSATAETSHSSAFSSLFGTPSTLSPAAPSPTAAAAATPAPIAEPAVAAAPAVGRPARMSGVGGNNIFFNPRNLSASVGRPVASRKAVITRPGLHGAAAATTGAAVGQARPAAIASETVFSSAAAESIRRIPADTSRATQVPPLANTPGGPQTVLEGAATFTADAPAAAANQHHSGNGVANFMHRAGVTRVSGYNIGERGTGGAVAAASESPAASFAAGGQYSRPALDWMDAARRVVRVTRLPRTKAKTRSQHSLSAWLNTPSARLKSPLKEDTGEAAGEQPATSVPATAGHGRQATVAEVLKRRKSKRDPKKSTIEAAGDDEAGGSHAKRSGGSRGRSRGGKAAAAAASGKATKSTKVAGHTHHSGKAAAAAAAQAKRGGKATVAEAAQTSSAKKATAARSAKLPASSKGSGSAGNSGRAKRSALTTVAVKPAKKAVKAAAKKATAAAAKKKPVKGKK comes from the coding sequence ATGAACGAATTCACGCGGCGTGCGTCAGCCATGAAGAAGCGATGGCGCGGCAAGGGTCAGTACGCCTTCgcacgcgcagaggcgcagcgctTCCTCGACTCCGCAGTACCAAAGAATAACCTTGGGGCCTGGGTAGAAGAGGGCAGCAACGCCATTGCActctcgcagctgctgagcttCTTCGAAATCCAGCCGGAGGCGTCGCTAGCGTCGCTTATTTTGAACAGGCTCATCCGGACAGCGGAGGACGAGTCTGCCCCGCTGATGAGTCGACTGCACGCCGCCCTCAGTCTCATCTGCACCCGCCCCGACGAGAACTACGAGCGAGTGTTTCACGTGATCAcacaggcgctgcagcagcttcatcGAATCGCTCTGGATAGAAATGGGGATGGCACCAGCACTAGCAGCGGCGCTaggggcggtggtgttggCCGAGTTGACAATGGAAGCTCGCCCTTCTCACCCCCACAGTTGTTGCCGCTCGATGCAGTGGGCGTATGCGCcaaggcactgcagcggtgcggaAAGCGAACGCCACCGATGCTGAATGAGCAGCTGGCGACAGTctcgatggcgctgctgcagatgacCTCGGCCACCGACCTTCCCTACATGCAATCCACTCTTCTGCGCCTGTATGCATGGATGGTGCGAGCGGAGCGTCCAGAAACGAATCAGCTACTCTACATCTTGATTGAGCAAACTGGTGAGTTCGCGCGGCACGACTTTGGGACCCTGATGGTGTCATGTGCGCGGCATCACCAGATCATGCATCTCCCAGTAGAGCTTATCCAGCGTCTAGCACGAGCTGCATTTCAGTACCGCAACTCCTTCACCGGTCGCGACGGTGCGGCGATACTCGGCACTCTTGCCAAGCTGGTCGTCTCCCTCACCGCGGGTACGAATGGCGTGTCGGCTGCTGACGTGGTCCGTGCTCAGGATTACTTCAACGCGTTGTTGGAGGAAATGCAACAACGCGTCCTACGCCTGTTTGACATCAACGACAAGCTGTTCTGGAGCAACTCCGAAGACATGTCGTCCTGTGCGTTTGCTTACGAGCTTGGCGGGCATGTGCGCTATCACCGTGTGTTTCAGGCGTACGCGGCCTACGTGCAGCACTCCGTGCAGAGCTTTgagccaccgcagctggcCCTTGCTACGGGCATTCTGCGCagagcgcagctgctcaccCCGCACCTGGCCACGCGGCTGTCCGAGCGCATTGAGGTGGTCTTGGGTGAGCTGCGCCTGGCAGAGCTCTCCCACATCTGCGCTACTTTCGCCGCGCTACCGTCGCCGCGACCGAGCTGGTGGGATGAGGCGAGGGCAGTCGCATTGCGTCTTTTCCAGTCGGATGTCAGCGGCCTTGTCTCCATTAACCTCGCCATCGCCTTCCCTGAGCAGCCCGACTTCGCCGAAACCATCGACTACGCGCAGATCACCAGCAAGCAGCTCGTGGATCTACTCCCTATCACGCTGGGGTCAGCCCAGTTCGGGGAGGCGGTAGTAACGGCAATGTGCCGCCGACTAGCCTTGCAAGGTGAACGCTTCGCACCGGATGacctgcgactgctgctggcatGTGGGGAACGACCGCAGCTGGTGCATGCATCACAggagcacctccgccagGCTTTTGCCCAGCCCGTATGGAGTACGGACACCCTCTACTCCCTGCCGCTCGTGATCGACACGAATCACCCGGAAAGGAACCTGCAGCACTTCAGCGCAACAAAGGCCTTGGCAGCAGCCAAGGCGGCGTCCGTGGGACCAGCACAGTTTGTGTCGCTAGCAGAGCTTCTCCTCAGCTGTTTCGGCGACACTGATCAGGCCGTGCGTGAGTATGTCCaggccggcggtggcgacttggtgaaggaaaagggcgTGTACGGTGGTACCGTCGTTCGCTACCTCTCCGTTGTACGCCGCTTTCCGAGCATGGTGCCACCCACTCAGTGGCTGCACGACTACGCGGAGATGTTGGAGACACAGACCTCGAACATGGATCCTGACAACCTCGAGGATGCCCTGCTCTCCCTGCGCACTCTCTACGAGGATGTAGCCAAgacgccggcgctgcagaTGGTGCTGTCGTTTCTCGTGCGGCAGTTCTACGAGGAGCTGACCGAATCGGAGCAAACAGCGCGCATCACGGTGCTCGTGGTGTACCTGCAGAATGGCAtgacgctgccactgctcaCCGCCAGCAACCCaacgctgcagcgcgtggcaAGTAAGGAGGCACACTACGCGCCAGAAGTGCGTCGGGCATTGGCAATGATGCCGACTCCAAAAGCCCTCCCCGCGGAGGAACGTCGCGGGCGATTTGTGTTGAAGCACCTGGAGCCGACCCGCCGCAGTAGCGAAGCGGCCGCGCCGTTGCTGGACCTTAATCTCACGGATCCCTTCACTGACCCCCTGTCGAGCGTGGAGTCTGCAGCGaagccagcagcaccgccctcAGTGCTCGCGGAGGCGCCTCCTGCCCCGCCCAACGCACCCATCACTGGGACTGCCGCATCAGCCCCTGAGCCTGAAACAGTTGcggccccaccgccaccgccgctgccgaaggCGGAAAAACCGATGTCCTACTACGCAAAGTTTTTTAGCTCCTCCGTGGGGCAAATCTTCACCGGCCGTGGCGACCGCTCCCACgcggaggcaaagaaagaggagaccCCCAACGAGCCGACAAAGTcgccggaggaggcgccaAGGCAGCCCCGTCGCACGCGCCTGCACCCTTCACCCCACGTCTCCACGGCAGCAGGGACAGCGGAGACCCCCAGCGCGTCGCCCCAGCTGCAGTCaacgcagcaacagcagtccTTGCCATCCGCCCCCTCTGTTGCCGTCCCTGTCACCACCTTCACCACGGCGTGGGGTAGCAGTGCGCCACCGGTTGCAGGCACTGGATGGGGCttcgcggcagcagcgacaacacaGCCGACATCGGCCACCGCGGAGACGAGCCACAGCAGTGCCTTTAGCTCCCTCTTCGGTACGCCAtccaccctctctccagcggcaccgtcaccaacagcagcggcagcggcgactccAGCTCCTATAGCTGAacctgctgtcgctgctgcccccgcGGTCGGCCGCCCAGCGCGCATGAGCGGTGTGGGCGGCAACAACATCTTCTTCAACCCGAGAAACCTCTCGGCCTCGGTAGGGCGACCAGTCGCGTCGCGTAAGGCAGTCATCACGCGCCCAGGTCtgcacggtgctgctgcggcaacgaccggggcggcggtggggcaGGCACGACCTGCCGCCATTGCCTCAGAGACCGTGTTCAGCTCAGCCGCGGCAGAGAGCATTAGACGCATCCCTGCGGATACCTCCCGCGCCACTCAGGTGCCACCGCTCGCCAACACTCCAGGGGGGCCGCAGACTGTTCTGGAGGGGGCCGCCACCTTCACCGCTGATGcccccgcagcggcagcgaaccAACACCATAGCGGGAACGGCGTGGCAAACTTCATGCACAGGGCAGGCGTGACGAGGGTTTCCGGGTACAACATAGGCGAAAGGGGAACGGGGGGTGCAGTGGCCGCTGCCAGCGAGTCGCCAGCGGCATCCTTTGCAGCGGGCGGGCAGTACAGCAGGCCGGCGCTGGACTGGATGGATGCAGCGAGGCGTGTGGTGCGAGTGACGCGGCTGCCACGCACCAAGGCAAAGACGCGTTCACAGCACAGTCTGTCGGCCTGGCTCAACACGCCATCCGCACGGCTGAAGAGTCCGCTCAAGGAGGACACTGGAGAAGCGGCGGGCGAGCAGCCGGCGACGTCTGTGCCAGCGACAGCGGGGCACGGACGGCAAGCGACGGTCGCGGAGGTGTTGAAACGGCGCAAATCGAAGAGGGACCCCAAGAAGAGCACTATCGAGGCGGcaggcgacgacgaggccggAGGATCCCACGCGAagcgcagtggtggcagtcgTGGGCGGAGTCGGGGCGGAAaagcggctgcggctgcggccaGCGGCAAGGCAACGAAGTCCACCAAAGTCGCAGGACACACTCATCATAGCGgcaaggcagcagcagcagcagcagcccaagCGAAGAGGGGCGGTAAGGCCACTGTAGCAGAAGCTGCGCAGACGTCGTCAGCGAAGAAGGCCACAGCAGCCAGGTCGGCCAAGTTACCGGCATCATcgaagggcagcggcagcgccggcaacAGCGGGCGAGCCAAGCGTTCCGCCTtgacgacggtggcggtgaagcCGGCGAAGAAAGCGGTCAAGGCGGCCGCTAAGAAGGCCACAGCCGCGGCTGCCAAAAAGAAGCCAGTGAAGGGGAAAAAGTAG